The Georgenia sp. TF02-10 genome window below encodes:
- a CDS encoding response regulator transcription factor, which yields MTNVLLVEDDPAIAEPLTRALGREGYEVRPHGTGQSAIDDLGNGADLVVLDLGLPDMDGLDVARHIRNQGLTLPILVLTARADEVDLVVGLDAGADDYVTKPFRLAELLARVRALLRRAGGDVTDEDELIAQDVRVDVAAHRAFRGSRELHLTAKEFELLRVLVRDAGSVVGRETLMREIWGTDPVGSTKTLDMHISWLRRKLGDDANDPRYITTVRGMGFRFETSRG from the coding sequence GTGACCAACGTGCTGCTCGTCGAGGACGACCCCGCCATCGCCGAACCGCTCACCCGCGCGCTCGGCCGGGAGGGGTACGAGGTCCGGCCGCACGGCACCGGGCAGTCGGCCATCGACGACCTCGGCAACGGCGCGGACCTCGTCGTCCTCGACCTGGGCCTGCCGGACATGGACGGCCTGGACGTCGCCCGGCACATCCGCAACCAGGGGCTGACCCTGCCGATCCTCGTCCTGACCGCACGGGCCGACGAGGTCGACCTCGTCGTCGGCCTGGACGCCGGGGCGGACGACTACGTCACCAAGCCGTTCCGGCTCGCCGAGCTCCTCGCCCGGGTGCGGGCGCTGCTGCGCCGCGCCGGCGGGGACGTCACCGACGAGGACGAGCTCATCGCCCAGGACGTGCGCGTCGACGTCGCCGCCCACCGCGCCTTCCGCGGCAGCCGCGAGCTGCACCTGACCGCCAAGGAGTTCGAGCTGCTCCGGGTGCTGGTCCGCGACGCCGGCTCCGTGGTGGGCCGCGAGACCCTGATGCGCGAGATCTGGGGCACCGACCCGGTCGGGTCGACCAAGACCCTGGACATGCACATCTCCTGGCTGCGCCGCAAGCTCGGCGACGACGCCAACGACCCCCGCTACATCACGACCGTGCGGGGGATGGGCTTCCGCTTCGAGACCTCCCGGGGCTAG
- a CDS encoding ATP-binding protein, which yields MRARAIHMIVVAVTVAVLILGVPMAVFGALFVWNSERATLDLRASALSRSVERRLVNGEPLEDVMLEPWVAGGSYLPASILVRGPGPQGGEYSAGPDLTDRVVRSLQITPSGATVRMEVDAGAVRWRAARVVLFVTAGAAVALAVGVVVARRQARKLSAPLIYLAASAEQVGSGTVRPQLRPSGVEEIDLVAAELVRTADRLAGRLAAERQFAADASHQLRTPLTALSMRLEEIEALSEQEEVREEARISLEQVERLTGVVDDLLKTSRSTAGGTTEAVHLDDVFAQQREEWAKAYRKARRQLVFDDAAGLAVLASPGSLAQVLATLLENALKYGDGTTKVVSRRAPTGNGVFIDVSDEGPGVDDEIAPDIFTKHVSGGTGTGLGLALARDLVEADGGRLELAQRRPPIFRIFLNAVPAALDPDVVLPQGALVSAGRRRRRR from the coding sequence GTGCGCGCCCGCGCCATCCACATGATCGTCGTGGCCGTGACGGTCGCGGTGCTCATCCTCGGGGTGCCGATGGCCGTCTTCGGTGCGCTGTTCGTCTGGAACAGCGAGCGCGCCACCCTGGACCTGCGCGCCTCGGCCCTGTCCCGCTCGGTCGAGCGCCGGCTGGTCAACGGCGAGCCGCTCGAGGACGTCATGCTCGAGCCGTGGGTGGCCGGCGGGTCCTACCTGCCGGCCTCGATCCTGGTCCGCGGCCCTGGCCCGCAGGGCGGGGAGTACAGCGCCGGCCCGGACCTCACCGACCGGGTGGTCCGCTCGCTGCAGATCACCCCCTCGGGGGCCACCGTGCGGATGGAGGTCGACGCCGGGGCGGTGCGCTGGCGGGCCGCCCGGGTGGTCCTGTTCGTCACCGCCGGCGCCGCCGTCGCGCTCGCGGTGGGCGTCGTGGTGGCCCGTCGGCAGGCCCGCAAGCTCTCCGCCCCGCTGATCTACCTCGCCGCCTCCGCCGAGCAGGTCGGCTCGGGCACGGTCCGGCCCCAGCTGCGGCCGTCCGGGGTGGAGGAGATCGACCTGGTCGCGGCCGAGCTGGTCCGCACCGCCGACCGGCTCGCCGGGCGCCTGGCCGCCGAGCGGCAGTTCGCCGCGGACGCCTCGCACCAGCTGCGCACCCCGCTCACGGCGCTGTCCATGCGGCTGGAGGAGATCGAGGCCCTCAGCGAGCAGGAGGAGGTGCGCGAGGAGGCGCGGATCTCCCTCGAGCAGGTCGAGCGCCTCACCGGGGTCGTCGACGACCTGCTCAAGACCTCCCGCTCCACCGCCGGCGGCACCACCGAGGCGGTGCACCTCGACGACGTCTTCGCCCAGCAGCGGGAGGAGTGGGCCAAGGCGTACCGCAAGGCCCGCCGGCAGCTGGTCTTCGACGACGCCGCCGGGCTGGCCGTGCTGGCCAGCCCCGGCTCGCTCGCCCAGGTGCTGGCCACCCTCCTCGAGAACGCCCTGAAGTACGGCGACGGCACCACGAAGGTCGTCTCTCGCCGTGCACCCACCGGCAACGGGGTCTTCATCGACGTCTCCGACGAGGGCCCCGGCGTCGACGACGAGATCGCCCCGGACATCTTCACCAAGCACGTCTCCGGCGGCACCGGCACCGGGCTCGGCCTGGCGCTGGCCCGCGACCTGGTCGAGGCCGACGGCGGCCGGCTCGAGCTCGCGCAGCGCCGCCCGCCGATCTTCCGGATCTTTCTCAACGCGGTGCCGGCCGCGCTCGACCCCGACGTCGTGCTGCCCCAGGGGGCGCTGGTGTCGGCGGGCCGACGGCGACGGCGGCGGTGA
- a CDS encoding sensor histidine kinase gives MRLVRAVLGGAALRGGVFLLGGGIVCGAYLLLGVGFAQMYADPTVPVGAVTVLLLVTAAIALAPPFLHPVSALEVAAARALLDADLPEESPPPGRARGAAWYLVHLLAGTAATLALLTAVPVAVALVLHAAGPGAGLEATLGPLTGLPATPAVALAAVLLLVPPVVIALLGEGLRRLAPRLLGPSAAAVAAATIARLESDKRALAARNHLARELHDTVGHALTVTTLQATAAARAFDRDPGFARSALGAIEETGRAAVADLDRVLGLLRAGEDAGGQRGTRPLADVPALVAAARATGARIDLDLSIGDAELAAVTSREAFAVVQEGLTNALRHGDGTVGVAVVAARGGLEVTVRNGLGRAARGPRDGGPPGGGPRGGGRGLAGLRDRVALVGGTLTAGPEDGRWVLRAWLPGWPGEEVAG, from the coding sequence ATGCGGCTGGTGCGGGCGGTGCTCGGCGGCGCGGCTCTGCGCGGCGGGGTCTTCCTGCTCGGTGGCGGCATCGTCTGCGGCGCCTACCTCCTGCTCGGCGTGGGGTTCGCCCAGATGTACGCCGACCCGACCGTGCCGGTCGGGGCCGTGACCGTGCTGCTCCTCGTCACCGCCGCCATCGCCCTGGCCCCGCCGTTCCTGCACCCGGTCTCGGCGCTCGAGGTCGCCGCGGCACGGGCGCTGCTGGACGCGGACCTGCCCGAGGAGTCCCCGCCGCCCGGTCGTGCCCGCGGCGCCGCCTGGTACCTGGTGCACCTCCTGGCCGGCACCGCGGCGACCCTCGCGCTGCTCACCGCCGTGCCGGTCGCCGTCGCGCTCGTACTCCACGCGGCCGGGCCGGGCGCCGGGCTCGAGGCGACCCTCGGCCCGCTGACCGGGCTGCCGGCGACCCCAGCCGTCGCCCTCGCCGCCGTGCTGCTCCTCGTGCCGCCGGTCGTCATCGCCCTGCTCGGCGAGGGGCTGCGCCGGCTGGCGCCCCGGCTGCTCGGACCCTCCGCCGCCGCGGTCGCGGCCGCCACGATCGCCCGGCTGGAGTCGGACAAGCGCGCGCTCGCCGCCCGCAACCACCTCGCCCGCGAGCTGCACGACACGGTCGGCCACGCGCTGACCGTCACGACCCTCCAGGCGACCGCCGCCGCCCGCGCGTTCGACCGGGACCCCGGGTTCGCCCGCTCGGCGCTCGGCGCCATCGAGGAGACCGGCCGGGCCGCCGTCGCCGACCTCGACCGGGTCCTGGGGCTGCTCCGCGCGGGCGAGGACGCCGGCGGGCAGCGCGGCACCCGGCCCCTCGCCGACGTCCCCGCGCTCGTCGCCGCCGCCCGGGCCACCGGGGCCCGTATCGACCTCGACCTCTCGATCGGTGACGCCGAGCTCGCTGCCGTGACCTCCCGCGAGGCCTTCGCCGTCGTGCAGGAGGGGCTGACCAACGCCCTGCGGCACGGCGACGGCACGGTCGGCGTCGCCGTCGTCGCGGCCAGGGGAGGGCTCGAGGTGACCGTGCGTAACGGGCTGGGCCGCGCTGCCCGCGGCCCGCGGGACGGTGGCCCGCCGGGCGGTGGTCCGCGCGGCGGTGGCCGCGGGCTCGCTGGCCTGCGCGACCGGGTCGCGCTCGTCGGCGGGACGCTGACGGCCGGTCCGGAGGACGGCCGGTGGGTGCTGCGGGCCTGGCTGCCCGGGTGGCCGGGGGAGGAGGTGGCCGGGTGA